A genome region from Methanococcoides burtonii DSM 6242 includes the following:
- a CDS encoding serine--tRNA ligase, with amino-acid sequence MELKFNLKGAFKTSTDPTGAKEVIAQYFDEANNTILKKGAPEGQGAKITQWDIVDGSIELTIESGRYVRAHDAIMRLKKPLAAKLGKEFRIGIRGVDVKKFTISMPAEGEIGNMNIPHVSNISKVEGGLILELNVGESELERRIPDRILTLMEEKVRAKDYGGKAEHWQILWESDKKEHTFAGDPTQEMMKHGWIKRGASRGQWIHGPQSTKMFRTFEKIVYDELLEPLGYREMIFPKLVPWEVWQKSGHAKGVYPEIYYVCPPKTRDPAYWEEVSDHYKVTHEVPTELIKSKIGDPIGGLCYAQCPPFWMYLQGETIPTDEFPIKVFDKSGTSHRYESGGIHGIERVDEFHRVEIVWLGTKEQVIETARKLHERYMHIFNEILDLEWRKAWVTPWFMAQEGLTGLSEQGEAGTTDYEAPLPYRGDDGEWLEFQNVSINGNKYPSGFNVKSQTGEELWSGCSGVGLERWASAFFAQKGLDPENWPEEFRKRVGEVPKGIRFL; translated from the coding sequence ATGGAACTTAAATTCAATCTTAAAGGAGCATTCAAAACCAGTACCGACCCGACCGGTGCAAAGGAAGTTATTGCCCAGTATTTTGATGAGGCAAACAACACCATCCTTAAAAAAGGAGCACCTGAAGGACAGGGAGCGAAGATCACACAATGGGATATTGTGGACGGAAGTATCGAGCTCACCATTGAATCCGGAAGGTACGTCAGGGCACACGATGCAATAATGCGCCTGAAAAAGCCACTTGCTGCCAAACTTGGAAAGGAATTCCGTATCGGCATTCGCGGTGTCGATGTCAAGAAGTTTACAATATCAATGCCTGCGGAAGGGGAAATTGGGAATATGAACATCCCTCACGTAAGCAATATATCAAAAGTAGAGGGCGGTCTTATTCTGGAACTGAATGTTGGAGAATCCGAACTTGAGAGACGTATTCCTGACAGGATACTTACCCTTATGGAAGAGAAGGTAAGGGCAAAGGATTATGGCGGCAAGGCGGAGCACTGGCAGATCCTCTGGGAAAGTGACAAGAAGGAACACACGTTCGCCGGAGATCCTACTCAGGAAATGATGAAACATGGATGGATCAAGCGGGGTGCAAGCCGTGGTCAATGGATACACGGCCCGCAGTCCACTAAGATGTTCAGGACATTTGAGAAGATAGTCTATGATGAGCTTCTTGAACCTCTGGGATACAGGGAAATGATCTTCCCGAAACTTGTCCCATGGGAGGTCTGGCAGAAATCCGGACATGCAAAGGGTGTTTACCCTGAGATATACTATGTGTGCCCTCCAAAAACAAGGGACCCTGCATACTGGGAAGAGGTATCCGACCATTACAAGGTCACACATGAAGTGCCTACCGAGCTCATCAAATCAAAGATCGGCGATCCTATAGGCGGTCTGTGTTATGCACAATGCCCACCTTTCTGGATGTATCTGCAGGGAGAGACCATACCTACCGATGAGTTCCCAATAAAGGTCTTTGACAAGTCCGGAACATCACACCGCTATGAGAGTGGCGGAATTCACGGCATAGAACGTGTGGACGAGTTCCACCGTGTCGAGATAGTATGGCTCGGTACCAAGGAACAGGTCATTGAGACAGCCAGGAAGCTGCATGAGAGATACATGCACATATTCAATGAGATACTTGACCTCGAGTGGAGAAAGGCCTGGGTAACCCCATGGTTCATGGCACAGGAAGGGCTTACAGGTCTTTCTGAGCAGGGCGAGGCAGGCACGACAGACTATGAGGCACCACTGCCATACAGAGGAGATGACGGAGAATGGCTGGAGTTCCAGAACGTCAGTATCAATGGCAATAAGTATCCATCAGGTTTCAATGTGAAATCCCAGACCGGTGAAGAACTGTGGTCTGGTTGTTCAGGTGTAGGACTTGAACGCTGGGCATCTGCGTTCTTTGCACAGAAGGGACTAGACCCCGAAAACTGGCCAGAGGAATTCAGAAAAAGAGTAGGAGAGGTACCAAAGGGAATTCGATTCCTGTGA
- a CDS encoding uracil-DNA glycosylase — MKNEWTTLEGVEKDILDCTACPLSETVINKVVRKGSDEPKVLFIGEAPGKKEDETGVPFCGRAGKILDELIEYMGLESSDWAVINTIKCRPPNNRNPNKKELDCCKPFLIRQIQLLDPNLIVLLGNTAEKAYCSGHKMKWGAVEMLEGKNVLKIFHPAALIYTRSRTEDQHRFLDENRYIWENE, encoded by the coding sequence ATGAAAAACGAGTGGACAACACTAGAGGGTGTGGAGAAGGACATCCTTGATTGTACGGCATGCCCTCTTTCTGAAACGGTCATTAACAAGGTCGTACGCAAGGGTTCCGATGAGCCGAAAGTGCTTTTTATAGGTGAAGCTCCGGGGAAGAAAGAAGACGAAACAGGCGTGCCTTTCTGTGGTCGTGCAGGGAAGATACTGGATGAGCTTATTGAATATATGGGACTTGAAAGCTCTGATTGGGCTGTCATCAATACTATCAAGTGCAGGCCACCAAATAACCGCAATCCCAACAAAAAGGAGCTGGATTGCTGTAAACCTTTCCTGATCAGGCAGATCCAGCTGCTTGACCCGAACCTTATAGTCCTGCTTGGGAACACAGCAGAGAAAGCATATTGCAGTGGCCATAAGATGAAATGGGGAGCTGTTGAGATGCTTGAAGGCAAGAACGTGCTCAAGATATTCCACCCGGCAGCGTTGATATATACGCGGTCGAGAACGGAAGACCAGCATAGATTCCTTGATGAGAATCGCTATATCTGGGAAAATGAATGA
- a CDS encoding KEOPS complex subunit Pcc1 translates to MKISTTIELISTDAPSIAEKVALSLKPDNLSNMETEINEDKAVITIRTEKISSLIATVDDLLMNAKIAEDVICEIEDKE, encoded by the coding sequence ATGAAAATATCCACCACCATTGAGTTAATCAGTACTGATGCACCCAGCATCGCTGAAAAGGTCGCCCTTTCATTGAAGCCGGACAATCTCTCGAACATGGAGACGGAGATAAATGAAGATAAAGCTGTGATCACGATCAGGACCGAGAAGATATCATCCCTGATAGCAACCGTTGATGATCTTTTGATGAACGCAAAGATAGCTGAAGATGTTATATGTGAGATAGAGGACAAAGAATGA